In Paenibacillus algicola, a genomic segment contains:
- a CDS encoding ABC transporter permease, translated as MNNILPLIQNETIKVIKKKRFYVILLVILILVPMFTYAQVKSAERNKGKFNDDWRLELQQSIIDNQNSLGSDRIPEEYKKYRQIYIQQMQYYLDQDVNPNQPTGVNFTREFMNNAVSLFIPLLIMAVASDLVSGERTTGTIKMLLTRPVKRWKILLSKMITLILFVSLIILATYILAYGISGLAFGYKGLQLPVFTGFKITGTEVDLSSVHAIPQWQYILMQGGLTWFVSVCVALLAFMVSVLVRSTAASIVVMMAALISGTILTNMASAWTSAKYLFMVNLNLPGYLEGRLPPIEGMTLNFSLAVLAVWGLAAVIISFTVFTRRDILN; from the coding sequence TTGAATAATATACTGCCGCTGATCCAGAATGAGACGATCAAGGTCATCAAGAAAAAGCGTTTTTACGTTATTCTTCTCGTCATCCTGATCCTAGTGCCCATGTTCACGTATGCCCAGGTCAAGTCCGCAGAGCGAAACAAAGGGAAATTTAACGACGACTGGCGATTAGAGCTGCAGCAGAGCATTATTGATAATCAGAATTCCTTGGGAAGTGACCGTATTCCCGAAGAATATAAAAAATACCGGCAAATTTATATTCAGCAAATGCAGTACTATCTGGATCAGGATGTAAATCCCAATCAGCCGACAGGCGTAAACTTTACGAGGGAATTTATGAACAATGCGGTTTCACTGTTTATTCCCCTGCTCATTATGGCTGTCGCTTCAGATCTGGTGTCTGGAGAACGAACAACAGGCACGATCAAGATGCTGCTGACCCGCCCGGTCAAGCGCTGGAAGATTCTGCTCAGCAAGATGATCACGCTTATATTGTTCGTCTCGCTCATCATTTTGGCCACTTATATCCTTGCATACGGCATATCCGGACTTGCCTTCGGCTATAAAGGCCTGCAGCTGCCCGTATTTACCGGCTTTAAGATTACAGGTACAGAGGTAGATCTATCCTCCGTACATGCGATTCCACAGTGGCAATATATTCTAATGCAGGGTGGCCTGACCTGGTTTGTGAGTGTATGTGTCGCTTTACTCGCCTTTATGGTTTCTGTGCTGGTGCGGAGCACAGCCGCCAGCATCGTCGTGATGATGGCTGCGCTGATCTCTGGTACAATTTTGACGAATATGGCATCAGCCTGGACAAGCGCCAAATATTTGTTTATGGTGAACCTGAATCTTCCAGGATATCTGGAAGGCAGATTGCCTCCAATTGAGGGCATGACACTGAATTTTTCACTGGCTGTGCTGGCGGTTTGGGGTCTTGCCGCGGTGATCATTTCATTCACCGTCTTTACGAGAAGGGATATTTTGAATTAA
- the parE gene encoding DNA topoisomerase IV subunit B, with amino-acid sequence MVEQIDGFAESSQSGQGRPGYDADDIQVLEGLVAVRKRPGMYIGSTSSSGLHHLVWEIVDNAVDEHLAKYCTRIEIQLHKDQSITVIDNGRGIPTGMHKTGIPTPQVVFTILHAGGKFGGGGYKKSGGLHGVGASVTNALSEWLEVEIFRDGKIHRQRFEYWQDKKGREHVGEPVTGLEVTGNTNKTGTKVTFKPDARVFASGIHLNYDTLAERLQEIAFLNSGLRIVLKDERSGNQDEFFYEGGASQFVAFLNEGKDVLHDVIHFSAEKEDIEVEIAMQYNAGYTETLASFVNSIPTRGGGTHETGFKTAYTRAMNEYARKNQLLKEKDKNLEGGDLREGMMAIISVKMSEVEFVGQTKDQLGSASARSAVESIVTDKMQIFLEENPQIAQTLLKKAIQASKAREAARKARDEMRTGKKRSESSNLGGKLSPAQSKDFTKTELFIVEGDSAGGSAKQGRDSKLQAILPLKGKPMNPEKSKLADILKNEEYRAIVAAIGAGIGNEFSAGDSNYSKIIIMTDADTDGAHIQVLLLTFFYRYMKPLIDAGRVYIAQPPLYKISSKSGKLETVRYAWNEAQLANYLKQFKTYELQRYKGLGEMNPEQLWETTMNPESRTLLQVQIEDAAKAERRVSTLMGDKVDPRKRWIVDNVNFAEFEE; translated from the coding sequence ATGGTCGAACAGATCGATGGGTTTGCAGAGTCATCACAGAGCGGCCAGGGCCGCCCGGGATACGATGCTGACGACATTCAAGTGCTCGAAGGCCTCGTTGCAGTACGCAAGCGGCCAGGCATGTACATAGGCAGCACAAGTTCATCCGGACTGCACCATCTCGTATGGGAAATCGTGGATAATGCAGTCGATGAGCACCTGGCGAAGTACTGCACGAGAATTGAAATCCAATTGCACAAGGACCAGTCCATTACCGTCATAGACAATGGCAGGGGCATTCCAACCGGAATGCACAAGACCGGGATCCCGACACCACAGGTCGTGTTTACGATCCTGCATGCCGGCGGCAAATTCGGCGGCGGCGGATACAAGAAGTCCGGGGGTCTTCATGGTGTCGGTGCTTCCGTAACGAATGCGCTGTCAGAATGGCTGGAGGTCGAGATTTTCCGTGACGGCAAAATTCATCGTCAGCGTTTTGAATACTGGCAGGACAAGAAGGGCCGTGAGCATGTAGGCGAGCCGGTGACCGGCCTTGAAGTGACGGGCAATACGAATAAGACCGGAACCAAGGTAACCTTTAAGCCGGACGCCCGGGTCTTTGCTTCGGGCATCCATTTGAACTATGACACGCTGGCTGAACGTCTGCAGGAAATTGCCTTCCTGAACTCCGGACTGCGAATTGTGCTGAAGGATGAGCGCAGCGGGAATCAGGATGAATTTTTTTACGAAGGCGGGGCAAGCCAGTTTGTCGCTTTCCTGAACGAAGGGAAGGATGTACTGCATGATGTCATTCATTTCTCTGCGGAGAAAGAAGACATCGAGGTCGAAATTGCGATGCAATATAACGCCGGCTATACCGAGACGCTGGCATCTTTCGTAAACTCAATCCCGACCCGGGGCGGAGGCACGCATGAGACCGGCTTCAAGACTGCGTATACCCGGGCCATGAACGAGTACGCCCGCAAGAACCAGCTCTTGAAGGAGAAGGATAAGAATCTGGAGGGCGGCGACCTGCGTGAAGGCATGATGGCGATTATTAGCGTCAAAATGTCCGAGGTCGAGTTCGTTGGACAAACGAAGGATCAGCTGGGAAGTGCTTCTGCCCGGAGTGCGGTAGAGAGCATTGTCACTGACAAAATGCAGATCTTCCTGGAAGAGAATCCGCAGATTGCCCAGACCCTCCTGAAGAAAGCCATACAGGCGTCTAAAGCCCGGGAGGCGGCTCGGAAGGCCAGAGACGAAATGCGTACCGGGAAGAAGCGCAGCGAAAGCTCCAATCTGGGCGGCAAGCTTTCTCCTGCCCAGTCCAAGGACTTCACCAAGACAGAGCTGTTTATTGTCGAAGGCGATTCCGCGGGCGGTTCGGCGAAGCAGGGACGGGACTCCAAGCTGCAGGCGATTCTACCGCTCAAGGGCAAACCGATGAACCCGGAGAAATCCAAGCTTGCAGACATTCTGAAGAATGAAGAATACCGTGCTATTGTTGCAGCGATCGGCGCCGGGATCGGCAATGAATTCTCGGCAGGCGACAGCAATTATTCCAAAATTATTATCATGACTGATGCGGACACGGACGGCGCCCACATCCAGGTGCTGCTGCTGACCTTCTTTTATCGCTACATGAAGCCGCTGATTGACGCCGGGCGCGTCTATATTGCCCAGCCGCCGCTTTACAAGATTTCGAGCAAATCCGGCAAGCTGGAAACGGTAAGATATGCATGGAATGAAGCCCAGCTCGCAAACTATTTAAAGCAGTTCAAGACCTACGAGCTTCAGCGGTACAAGGGTCTTGGGGAAATGAATCCGGAGCAGCTGTGGGAAACGACCATGAATCCGGAATCCAGAACGCTGCTGCAGGTTCAGATTGAGGATGCTGCCAAGGCGGAGCGCCGGGTATCCACGCTGATGGGCGATAAGGTTGACCCGCGTAAGCGCTGGATCGTGGATAATGTCAACTTCGCAGAGTTTGAGGAATAG
- the parC gene encoding DNA topoisomerase IV subunit A produces the protein MSLSEQFLPAFLEEVVGDRFGRYSKYIIQDRAIPDVRDGLKPVQRRILYAMYDSGNTPDKPYRKSAKTVGDVMGNYHPHGDSSIYEGMVRMAQPWKMGHVLVDGHGNWGSQDDDPAAAMRYTEARLSPIAMELLRDIEKRTVLFKDNFDNTAKEPVVLPSRYPNLLVNGTSGISAGFATEIPPHNLREVIDACIALMQKPEIELSEIMTFIKGPDFPTGGIIMGQSGIEDAYQTGKGRVYLRSLTEIESLRGGKQQIVIKEIPFQVVKARLVTAMENIRLEKKVEGIAEVRDESGREGLRIVVELKKDADANGILAYLLKKTDLQVNYNFNMVAIVNKAPQQLGLKDMLQAYIDHQREVVTHRTQFELEKAEDRSHVLEGLVKALNILDEVIAAIKASKNRQDAQNNLQWMFGFTERQADSILTLQLYRLTNLEIHSLQKELDELEKKIDTLRGILNSDKKLIQVIRKELMEIREKYGIERRAKIQEEVEEIKVNLEVMVAAEDVLVTLSKDGYVKRTSRMSFTRSGGELDSSGVKEGDYITRVLEVNTLQNLLIFTQRGQYFVLPVHQIPEYKWKEAGTAIVNVIQLAKEDQIVSVIPISSFEEARQSLVFVTAKGQVKRSELKDYETKRSGAVAAVKLGAEDKVISVSMSQGNQDLVLITAAGMSIRFQESEVNPMGRVSGGVKGIQLREDDQVIAALWVTEDEGEIFVISDLGYGKRSLLADYLAQSRGGKGIVTFEFKEGKRVKPNGSRLIGAYYCKEPLSLTAYAQDNSLYHFSTEQAPIGDRKSIGKLLADVGRKGELKDIIQQPVFKTPGM, from the coding sequence ATGAGTTTATCAGAACAGTTTTTGCCGGCATTTCTGGAAGAGGTCGTCGGCGACCGCTTCGGCCGGTATTCCAAATATATAATTCAGGATCGTGCCATTCCCGATGTTCGTGACGGCCTAAAGCCCGTGCAGCGCCGGATTCTTTACGCCATGTACGATTCCGGCAACACGCCGGACAAGCCATATCGTAAATCCGCCAAGACGGTTGGGGACGTTATGGGTAATTATCATCCTCACGGGGATTCCTCGATTTATGAGGGGATGGTGCGGATGGCGCAGCCCTGGAAGATGGGGCATGTGCTTGTCGACGGTCACGGCAACTGGGGCTCTCAGGATGATGATCCTGCGGCTGCCATGCGTTACACGGAAGCCCGCCTGTCTCCGATTGCCATGGAGCTGCTGCGGGATATTGAGAAGCGTACGGTGCTGTTTAAGGACAACTTCGATAACACTGCCAAGGAGCCTGTCGTGCTTCCTTCGCGGTACCCGAATTTGCTGGTCAACGGAACCAGCGGCATTTCCGCCGGCTTCGCGACAGAGATTCCGCCGCATAATCTGCGGGAGGTCATCGATGCTTGTATTGCCTTGATGCAGAAGCCGGAGATTGAGCTGAGCGAGATTATGACCTTTATTAAAGGACCGGATTTCCCGACAGGCGGAATTATCATGGGACAATCGGGCATTGAGGACGCATACCAGACCGGGAAAGGCCGGGTATATCTTCGTTCCCTTACCGAGATTGAATCACTTCGCGGCGGGAAGCAGCAGATTGTAATTAAGGAGATCCCATTTCAGGTTGTAAAAGCAAGACTCGTCACTGCAATGGAGAACATCCGTCTGGAGAAAAAGGTTGAGGGGATCGCCGAGGTTCGTGATGAGAGCGGCCGGGAAGGCCTGCGTATTGTTGTCGAGCTGAAAAAGGATGCCGATGCGAACGGAATCCTTGCCTATTTGCTGAAGAAAACAGATCTGCAGGTCAATTACAATTTCAACATGGTCGCCATTGTGAACAAAGCTCCGCAGCAGCTTGGTTTGAAAGACATGCTGCAGGCTTATATTGATCATCAGCGCGAGGTCGTCACACACCGGACTCAATTCGAGCTGGAAAAGGCCGAGGACCGCTCTCATGTACTGGAGGGTCTGGTCAAGGCACTGAACATTCTGGATGAGGTCATTGCAGCGATCAAGGCTTCGAAGAATCGTCAGGATGCACAGAACAATCTGCAGTGGATGTTCGGCTTCACCGAGCGTCAGGCGGATTCCATTCTAACGCTGCAGCTGTACCGATTGACGAATCTGGAAATACACTCGCTGCAGAAGGAGCTTGATGAGCTCGAGAAGAAGATTGACACGCTCCGCGGAATTCTGAACAGTGATAAGAAGCTGATCCAGGTCATTCGCAAGGAATTGATGGAGATTCGCGAGAAGTACGGAATCGAGCGTCGTGCCAAAATTCAAGAAGAGGTTGAAGAGATCAAGGTAAACCTGGAGGTCATGGTCGCGGCAGAGGATGTGCTGGTTACGCTGTCCAAGGATGGCTACGTCAAGCGGACAAGCCGTATGTCCTTCACCCGCTCTGGCGGTGAGCTGGACAGCTCCGGCGTGAAAGAGGGCGATTACATCACCCGCGTGCTGGAGGTGAATACCCTTCAGAATCTGCTTATATTTACGCAGCGGGGTCAATACTTTGTCTTGCCGGTGCATCAGATTCCCGAGTACAAGTGGAAGGAAGCCGGGACCGCCATCGTCAACGTCATTCAGCTGGCAAAAGAGGATCAGATTGTATCGGTTATTCCGATTTCCAGCTTTGAAGAGGCCCGTCAGAGCCTCGTCTTCGTCACCGCGAAGGGTCAAGTTAAGCGTTCGGAGCTTAAGGATTATGAGACCAAACGCTCTGGTGCCGTAGCAGCCGTCAAGCTGGGAGCAGAGGACAAGGTCATTTCCGTCAGCATGAGCCAGGGTAATCAGGATCTGGTCCTGATTACAGCTGCCGGCATGAGCATTCGCTTTCAGGAATCCGAGGTGAACCCGATGGGACGTGTATCGGGGGGCGTTAAAGGCATCCAGCTTCGTGAAGATGATCAGGTTATCGCCGCTCTATGGGTTACTGAGGATGAGGGTGAAATTTTCGTGATTAGTGATCTGGGCTATGGCAAACGCTCGCTGCTGGCTGATTATCTTGCCCAGAGTCGGGGAGGCAAAGGCATTGTGACCTTTGAATTCAAGGAGGGCAAGAGAGTAAAACCGAACGGAAGCCGGCTCATTGGCGCTTATTACTGTAAAGAGCCGTTGTCCTTGACTGCATATGCCCAGGACAACAGCTTGTATCATTTCAGTACCGAGCAGGCACCCATTGGAGATCGGAAATCCATTGGCAAGCTGCTGGCGGATGTCGGCCGCAAAGGCGAGCTGAAGGACATCATTCAGCAGCCTGTATTTAAAACGCCAGGCATGTAA
- a CDS encoding MarR family transcriptional regulator, whose product MHSHEFAKVWSRIAKDYKLHMEQGLAPSLTEAQLTVLEVLEERRRMKPSDFIPYLATSPAAVTMLLDRMEKNRLIIRERDERDRRIVWVSISTIGRQEMQRGIQVRNEYLNQMLNRISSHNQQLLVYLLGKVGTMPREVG is encoded by the coding sequence ATGCATTCTCATGAATTTGCCAAGGTATGGTCCAGGATCGCTAAAGACTATAAGCTGCATATGGAGCAGGGCTTGGCTCCATCGCTCACGGAGGCACAGCTGACTGTGCTGGAGGTATTGGAGGAGCGGAGGCGAATGAAGCCCTCGGACTTCATCCCTTATCTGGCTACAAGTCCAGCTGCGGTCACCATGCTGCTGGATCGCATGGAGAAGAACCGACTCATTATTCGGGAGCGGGATGAGAGAGATCGCCGCATTGTGTGGGTCAGCATTTCGACCATCGGACGTCAGGAGATGCAGCGCGGTATTCAGGTCAGAAATGAATATTTAAATCAGATGCTTAATCGCATCTCTTCCCATAATCAGCAGCTGCTGGTATATCTGCTAGGCAAGGTGGGCACAATGCCCCGCGAAGTTGGCTAG
- a CDS encoding RluA family pseudouridine synthase, with the protein MSTSRLQGSDIPVLYEDNHLLGVIKPVNIPSQEDASGDPDMLTLLKEDLKERYNKPGNVYLGLVHRLDRPVGGAMVFAKTSKAASRLSDAVRSRSFKKLYAAVVHGTLHRPSGRLQDALSKDSRTNTVTVVPKGTEGAKEAVLDYKVLAEQDGFSLLLIELHTGRPHQIRVQLSHLGHPLYGDQKYGSRQNKPGQQLALWSLLVSLSHPVSKEQVQLRSNPPGTYPWSLYPESLVSSAVDQHCSTS; encoded by the coding sequence ATGAGCACATCCCGTTTGCAAGGCTCTGACATTCCCGTTCTGTACGAAGACAACCATCTGCTGGGTGTCATCAAGCCGGTAAACATACCGTCGCAAGAGGATGCCTCCGGTGATCCCGATATGCTCACTTTGCTCAAAGAGGATCTCAAAGAGCGCTACAACAAGCCTGGCAATGTCTACCTTGGCCTGGTCCATCGTCTCGACCGCCCCGTGGGAGGTGCGATGGTGTTCGCAAAGACGTCTAAAGCAGCGTCGCGGCTGTCGGATGCAGTGCGCAGCCGCAGCTTCAAGAAGCTGTATGCCGCTGTGGTGCACGGTACCCTGCACCGTCCTTCGGGACGCCTGCAGGATGCACTCAGCAAGGACAGCCGCACCAACACCGTTACCGTGGTTCCGAAGGGAACGGAAGGGGCCAAGGAGGCGGTGCTGGATTACAAAGTACTTGCAGAGCAGGATGGCTTCAGCCTGCTTCTCATAGAACTGCATACCGGCCGTCCCCACCAGATCCGGGTCCAGCTCAGTCATCTCGGCCATCCCTTGTACGGAGACCAGAAATACGGCAGCCGGCAGAACAAGCCGGGACAGCAGCTAGCGCTCTGGTCCCTGCTGGTCAGCTTGTCTCATCCCGTCAGTAAAGAGCAGGTGCAGCTCCGCTCTAATCCACCCGGAACTTACCCCTGGAGCCTGTATCCGGAGAGTTTGGTTTCCTCCGCAGTAGATCAGCATTGCAGCACATCATAA
- a CDS encoding class I SAM-dependent methyltransferase, which produces MYVANDWKDYEVIDTGGGEKLERWGEVLLRRPDPQIIWPLQQDTGLWRNVHGHYHRSSSGGGSWEMKKAIPERWTIQYDRLKFHIKPTSFKHTGLFPEQAANWRWMMDKIAGANRPIRVLNLFAYTGGATVAAASAGAEVVHVDAAKGMVQWAKENAALSGLAASPIRYITDDVFKFVQREKRRGNQYDAIIMDPPSYGRGPSGETWKLEESLYPFLASCMDIVSDQPLFMLINSYTTGISPTVLRNMLSMTMQHKYGGTISAGEIGLPITHSGLNLPCGILGRWES; this is translated from the coding sequence ATGTATGTAGCAAATGACTGGAAAGACTATGAAGTAATTGACACCGGTGGCGGTGAGAAGCTGGAGCGCTGGGGAGAGGTTCTGCTGCGCCGCCCGGATCCGCAAATTATCTGGCCCCTGCAGCAGGACACCGGTCTGTGGAGAAACGTTCACGGACATTACCACCGCAGCTCCTCCGGCGGCGGCAGCTGGGAAATGAAAAAAGCGATTCCCGAACGCTGGACCATTCAATATGATCGACTCAAATTTCATATCAAGCCGACGAGCTTTAAGCATACCGGGCTATTTCCAGAGCAGGCCGCCAATTGGCGCTGGATGATGGATAAGATTGCCGGTGCCAATCGTCCGATTCGGGTGCTGAACCTGTTTGCCTATACAGGCGGTGCGACCGTAGCTGCTGCTTCTGCCGGTGCCGAGGTTGTGCATGTGGACGCTGCCAAGGGAATGGTGCAGTGGGCCAAGGAGAATGCCGCCCTCTCCGGCCTCGCTGCTTCGCCAATCCGCTATATTACAGATGACGTCTTCAAATTCGTACAGCGGGAGAAGCGTCGCGGCAATCAATATGACGCGATTATTATGGACCCTCCTTCCTATGGACGAGGACCTAGCGGCGAAACGTGGAAGCTCGAAGAAAGCTTATATCCTTTTCTTGCAAGCTGCATGGATATTGTGTCAGATCAGCCGCTGTTCATGCTTATTAATTCCTATACGACCGGGATCTCTCCAACCGTACTGCGAAATATGCTGTCGATGACCATGCAGCATAAATATGGCGGAACCATCAGTGCCGGAGAAATTGGACTGCCAATTACCCATTCCGGGCTGAACCTGCCGTGCGGAATATTGGGTCGTTGGGAGTCCTGA
- a CDS encoding endonuclease MutS2: MTITTNQALQYEQMKEEVLRYAQSYRGAQYVTAMSPQQNLRAAKNVMEETEEAAALLKSGASVPLPAMEGMEQILQLLGTGYILQEGDWMQLQQFLRSVKQLLRYMETKRGIAPVISSYAASMSELPGLLMEIERCIYAGRIQDHASKELSKIRKKLLLTEDKLKRKLSSLLLKHRELLQESLVSQRNGKYVIPVKKEHRRLIPGVVMDESASGQTVYIEPADAAALSGELSLLQADEAREENIILSLLTAKAEAHLTELAHNAEAVGQYDYILARGKYGLSIGGQPVKLNDEGVISLRQVRHPLLHNSMIPLDVEMGGTCRALIITGPNTGGKTMTLKTVGLVTLMAQSGLFIPADEGSMCSIFREIFVDIGDGQSLEHALSTFSAHLAQMKRILDSADHRSLILLDEMASGTDPGEGIGLSIAILEELHRRRCIIMATTHFNELKHFAANTHGFQNARMEFDLHTLAPTYRLRIGEAGESYALIIAARLGISKDIITRSLELRSSHQVHPIGTPSSEDGREEEIVEAESDAEPPSSSEEPQEDAPALKVQKSRSPFQVGDAVWISYLNAIGIVYAVEDKRGRVGVQVRDSKLRINHKRLKLHIEAAELYPEQYDMSIVFDSKENRKKRRLLQRKHVEGLSIEMKPDEG; encoded by the coding sequence ATGACAATCACCACCAATCAAGCCCTGCAATACGAACAGATGAAGGAAGAAGTTCTGCGTTACGCTCAATCTTATCGCGGTGCACAATATGTAACGGCAATGTCACCCCAGCAAAACCTTCGGGCAGCAAAGAATGTCATGGAGGAAACCGAAGAAGCCGCTGCTCTGCTCAAGTCCGGGGCCAGCGTACCGCTGCCGGCTATGGAAGGAATGGAACAGATTTTACAGCTGCTAGGCACAGGATACATTTTGCAAGAAGGAGACTGGATGCAGCTGCAGCAGTTTCTCAGAAGCGTCAAGCAGCTGCTTCGGTACATGGAGACAAAGCGCGGAATTGCGCCGGTGATCAGCTCCTATGCCGCATCCATGTCGGAGCTGCCTGGGCTGCTCATGGAAATTGAGCGATGTATTTATGCCGGACGTATCCAGGATCACGCCAGCAAGGAGCTGTCCAAGATTCGTAAAAAGCTTCTGCTTACCGAAGATAAACTAAAGCGAAAGCTCAGTTCTCTCTTACTTAAGCACCGGGAGCTCCTCCAGGAAAGCCTCGTCAGTCAAAGAAATGGTAAATACGTCATTCCGGTCAAAAAAGAGCATCGCCGCCTGATCCCGGGTGTCGTTATGGATGAATCAGCCAGCGGACAGACCGTGTACATCGAGCCGGCCGATGCCGCGGCGCTCAGCGGGGAGCTTAGCTTGCTGCAAGCGGATGAAGCTAGAGAGGAAAATATAATATTAAGTCTATTGACCGCCAAAGCAGAAGCGCATCTGACGGAGCTGGCTCACAATGCAGAGGCGGTCGGACAATACGATTATATCCTGGCCCGCGGTAAATACGGATTGTCAATCGGAGGTCAACCCGTAAAGCTAAATGATGAGGGCGTGATCTCCTTACGCCAAGTTCGTCACCCCTTGCTTCATAACAGTATGATTCCGTTAGATGTTGAAATGGGTGGCACCTGCCGCGCTCTCATCATTACCGGACCCAATACCGGCGGCAAGACGATGACACTCAAAACGGTCGGCCTCGTCACATTAATGGCTCAATCCGGTTTATTCATCCCTGCTGATGAAGGCAGTATGTGCAGTATATTTCGTGAAATTTTTGTAGACATTGGAGACGGACAGAGCCTGGAGCATGCACTGAGCACCTTTTCTGCCCATTTGGCACAGATGAAGCGGATCCTCGACTCGGCAGATCATCGTTCTTTGATTCTGCTAGATGAAATGGCTTCCGGAACCGATCCTGGAGAAGGCATCGGGTTGTCCATCGCGATATTAGAAGAGCTTCATCGACGACGCTGTATTATTATGGCGACTACTCATTTTAATGAGCTTAAGCATTTTGCCGCAAATACGCACGGCTTTCAGAACGCACGAATGGAATTTGATCTCCATACACTCGCTCCAACGTACAGGCTGCGCATTGGCGAAGCCGGAGAAAGCTATGCACTAATCATAGCGGCCCGGCTTGGCATCTCGAAGGACATTATTACCAGATCGCTTGAACTTCGCAGCAGCCATCAGGTACATCCTATCGGTACGCCATCATCTGAAGACGGCCGTGAAGAAGAGATCGTGGAAGCCGAAAGTGATGCTGAGCCTCCGTCTTCTTCTGAAGAGCCCCAGGAGGATGCTCCTGCTTTAAAAGTACAGAAAAGCAGGTCTCCATTTCAGGTCGGCGATGCGGTATGGATCTCATATCTGAATGCGATTGGCATTGTTTATGCTGTGGAGGATAAGCGGGGCAGGGTTGGAGTCCAGGTTCGGGACTCGAAACTAAGAATCAATCACAAACGGCTAAAGCTGCATATTGAGGCAGCCGAGCTCTATCCGGAGCAGTATGACATGAGCATTGTGTTTGACAGCAAGGAGAATCGAAAGAAGCGCAGGCTGCTGCAGCGCAAGCATGTCGAGGGCTTAAGTATCGAGATGAAGCCGGATGAAGGATGA
- a CDS encoding C40 family peptidase: protein MNKWFKQVMVAGTIAVTSMSLLPNTTHAAMSSIQVQINDALVSFTGVGPFVDDQGFTQVPIRMVAEDLGAEVHFEKSQELTKVTIVKGDWKAVLHAGSSYAQIGSDKVKMDTMMRIVNGVTYVPVRFVSEAFGHEVSWNAANQIAMINTDGGSYKPAYIAPEPEASKGAEVISVAKQYLGTKYVWGGTSPSGFDCSGFVQYVFDKQGISLPHSSLGMHKNVGTPVAKSDLQPGDLVFFITNKVSTSHVGIYIGNNQFISAASSGVKVDSLGSSYWGPKYNGANRIL from the coding sequence ATGAATAAGTGGTTCAAGCAAGTGATGGTTGCAGGAACGATTGCTGTAACCAGTATGTCACTATTACCTAACACAACACATGCTGCAATGTCATCTATACAGGTACAAATCAACGACGCATTGGTTTCATTTACGGGAGTGGGACCTTTCGTTGATGATCAGGGCTTCACCCAGGTTCCGATTCGAATGGTTGCGGAGGATCTAGGAGCCGAGGTTCATTTTGAGAAGAGTCAAGAGCTGACGAAAGTGACCATTGTCAAAGGCGATTGGAAAGCCGTCTTGCACGCGGGCTCCAGCTATGCACAGATCGGATCTGACAAGGTAAAGATGGATACGATGATGCGAATTGTAAACGGAGTGACTTACGTGCCGGTTCGGTTTGTATCGGAGGCCTTTGGACATGAAGTGTCCTGGAATGCAGCCAATCAGATTGCCATGATCAATACCGATGGTGGCAGCTACAAGCCGGCCTATATTGCACCTGAGCCGGAAGCATCCAAGGGAGCCGAGGTCATCTCTGTTGCCAAGCAGTATTTGGGAACGAAATATGTGTGGGGAGGAACCTCTCCGTCCGGATTCGACTGCTCAGGGTTCGTTCAGTATGTATTTGATAAGCAGGGGATCTCCTTGCCGCATAGTTCTCTTGGAATGCATAAGAATGTAGGAACGCCTGTAGCTAAAAGCGATCTTCAGCCTGGAGATCTCGTATTCTTTATTACGAATAAGGTTTCAACATCGCATGTTGGCATTTATATTGGAAATAATCAGTTTATTTCTGCAGCCAGCAGCGGAGTCAAAGTGGACAGCCTCGGAAGTTCATATTGGGGACCGAAATATAACGGTGCTAACCGGATCTTATAG
- a CDS encoding GNAT family N-acetyltransferase, which yields MADMIAEEGRFAIHDQDMTQAEVTYSSQGEGTISIDHTYVDPKFRGQGLAGKLIQEVIQHARKNHLKIIPACAYAQHHFETHPQDQDVLHS from the coding sequence ATGGCTGACATGATCGCCGAAGAGGGTCGCTTTGCGATCCATGATCAAGATATGACTCAAGCAGAGGTAACCTACTCTTCTCAGGGAGAAGGAACAATCAGCATTGATCATACTTATGTAGACCCGAAATTTCGGGGACAAGGTCTCGCAGGAAAGCTCATACAGGAGGTCATTCAGCATGCCCGGAAGAATCATCTGAAGATTATTCCTGCCTGTGCTTATGCGCAGCATCATTTTGAAACTCATCCGCAGGACCAGGACGTGCTTCACTCCTGA